The Triticum urartu cultivar G1812 chromosome 6, Tu2.1, whole genome shotgun sequence genome includes the window TGAAAGCATTCAGTGATTTTCACGATATTGCACGTATTCAGATTTTCAGTGGAAAGCTAATAATCCACTATACCATTTCCGAGAAATTTAATTATACTAATTCCTACAAATTATGAATCTTCTCGGAAAAAGAATTTGATGATACTAAATTGGGAAATTTTAATCTGCATACAAACGAGAATGTTTTAGGATATACAAATTCACATTACTCCCACCGTTTTGAATACAAGGCCACTTCATATTCTTAGGCCTTACTTTGATCATTAATTTTACCAATAAAATGGGAGTTATATGCCGCAAAAAGTATGCATTGGATGCACATTTCAAAGAATCTCTTTTTGAGGATCTGCTAGCTGTATCTCTGTGCCACCACATCATTTCTAGTCAATTTAAAAGTTCATCCATACAGTAGCTGCGGGCTCGGATCGGACATTTGGCCCTTCGGTCCACACCCACCCCCTTGAAATCTGCATTTTCAATATTATCTTGTCTCCGGTGTACAAGATAAAAAGCAGCAAATCACATTTATTTTGGCCCCATGAATCTGCTGAATCACATGCGAGCAAGTTTGAGATGTTTTAAAGTAATTCACATCATATATAATTGGATAGTGGGACAAACTATTTAGTAATAGAAAATTCTGACGCCCAACATGAGAAGGAGAGATGCCTTCACTTTGTAGTTTGTACTAACAAAGATGAAAGAGACCCCGCAACCAACTGCACGGCTAGATGTATTTATGCCTAGCTTGCTCCTTGATATCTGCTCATCAGACATCCACTTGCACTTACTCCTACGACCGGTTTGTAATAGGCACAAGATGGCCCATGTAGCAGAGAAAAAACACGAGCGTAGCTGCCTCGCTGATGCGCTGCCGGCGACGAACGGTGCTGACAACCTCACTGAGCTCATCCAGTCACTGCCCGTCGAGAAGCGGTTACTGCTGCCGCCCGCCGGCTCGCAGAGGCGACAGTACCGTGGGTACTGGTTCCCGGAGTGGCACCTGTCGGCCCTGGCGGCTGTCCGTGACCACTTCGAGCCCAAGCCAACGGACATGTTCCTGGTGAGCTGCCCCAAGTCCGGCACCACCTGGCTTAAATCACTGGCCTTCGCCACCGTGCATCGTGATGTCCACCCGCCGTCCAGCCGCGAGCACCCTCTCTTGCACAAAAACCCACATGGCTGCGTCGAATTCATCCACGCAATCTATCGGCAACCGGTCGACGTTGCGCGGGGCATCGTCGAGGCGTACCCTTCGCCGCGCATCTTCGGCACCCACTTCCCCTTGTCCTTGCTGCCGGAGCACATCAGCGGCGATGGCAGCGGGTGCCGGATCGTCTACATCTGCCGGGACCCCAAGGACGTGGTCATCTCGTGGTGGTGGTTCATGCGCACCTACGTCCCAAACCCCGAGCAGCTCCAGTTCGAGGAGGTGTTCGATTTGTTCTGCGAGGGCCGCACAGGCGCGGGCCCTTATTGGCTCCACGCCCTCGAGCATTGGGAGGAGAGCCGGAGAAGGCCTGACAAGGTGCTGTTCCTCAAGTATGAGGAGCTGCTGCGAGACCCGCATGGTAATCTTAGGAGGCTGGCGGAGTTTTTGGGGTGCCCCTTCTCTGAGGCGGAGGAGAAAGCCGGTGTCATGGATGCCATCTTGGAGCTCTGTAGCCTGGACAAGCTAAAGAAGCTGGAGGTGAACCAGAGCGGCAACAAGTTGAAGGACGGACCCGTGATGAACCATTCCTTCTTCAGGAAGGGGGTGTCCGGTGACTGGATCAACACCATGACGCCGGAGATGGCGGCACGGCTCGATGCAATCGTCCAACAAGCACTGCAAGGCACTGGATTTGGCTTTGGCATCTCCACGCAACAGTAATATAATCAATCATGTATTCCTACACCGTATCTCCTGCAGCTGGTAGCCCTGGAGGAACTGTGAAGGCATTCTATACCGTCATGATGCATATATCCAATGTGCCTCAGCTCGGGtgttttgtttttcctttttgtaTATAAGCCGATTCATCGGTATCAATGCTTGGCTTGTTTGGCATTGTTGTTAAATAATCAATAATATATGTATCAGTGTGTGCATGTTGGCGTTAGAAAAGAGCATCCACATCCAGTAGTATCTGACATATAAATTCAGTTCTTTCTCCACACTGATCCACATTCAGTAATCAGCTTGTTTCTTATATTCTTTACTTGTATCTTCTTTACTTGTATTCTATTGCAGTTAATAAACTGAACATGTATCTTCGGTTCATTCTATTTACTTCGTTTTTTCATGAAGACCATAACAAAAAAATTCGACCATGCTCCCTCAGCAGGAGCAGCAAAACTCGTGGCGTCACACTGGCACTGACGTCTTCCTTGCCAGAAGCAGTCGAACCAAGGCGAATGATGCAGCCCAGCCCAGGAAGCATCGCTGAAATTAATTGTTGCTATCCTGATACTGTCTGCTCCGTGGGCTTCTGTTCTGATCTCTATGATTTCGAAGTGCTGAAGCTACAATATGTGCACGTCAAAACAGAAATTcagagtgtttgaatgatgtcaGTCTAGCATTATATAGATGATAAATGCGATGATGTTGTTTCTGTTAATGTGAAACTTCGATCAATCGATGGGGTGTAAGTTTGAATTAATGCAACTATCTAGTCTGTCTTAAAACCATTGACAATGCTCAAGATTTGACGAGGGCTCTGATGGACAACGCAAGGGAAATATTAATAACCATCAGGCAATACCGGCAAATGTTGAGTTAAATTTGTTTTTTGACACGAGCGTAATCTGTTTTCTGAACAAAGTGAAATTGTTTTTGTAAACGAGTGAAATATGTGTTCTGGAATAAGTGAGATCAATGTTTCAAAACGAGTGAATTTAGTTATTTGAAATTAGCGAAATCACCTTTTCGAAATGAGCGAAACCAGTTCTTTGAAATGGCTTAAATATGTGTTTTGATACGAGTGAAACCAATGTTTTAAAAGTGAaaaaaaattagttttccaaaatgGGTTAAATCTATTTTAGAATGAGTTAAATTTGCATTTTCGAAATACTCAAATTTGTTTTCTTAATTGTGAAATCAGTTTTTTAAACAAAGTGGAATGAGTTTTTTCAAATGagttaattccattttttttgaAATGCCAAAGCGAATGAAACGGAAAAATTCAAACCACGCTTAGAAATATTGAACATTGGTCTTGTTCTAAAGATCTTGTTTTTAGGAATTCAAATATAGAAAatgattttaaaaataaaacaTTTGCGTAAAAGAAACCAATCATTTAATAGGTAACAAGAAAGTAAAAATGTTAGTGCTATGCCGGTTCCGATAATGCTTGTTCGGCCCCAGGACCCTCGAGAGAGATCGGCAGAGCCAAAGCCGGGCAGCGACACGAGAGATCAAAATTGAGAGAGAGGGGACGCAAAAAAAAAATAAACTCCCGAAGTTGTAAGGCCCACGAGAGACCACAATTGCATCGTAGGAAACATCGGCCCAGCCCACACACACTCACTATTGACCTACGCCATAGACGCGCACTTTCCGTCGCAACCTTGCAATTCCCATCGGAAATatcttcctcgccgccgccgccgccgccgcctgcgccatGCTCC containing:
- the LOC125514647 gene encoding cytosolic sulfotransferase 13-like; translation: MAHVAEKKHERSCLADALPATNGADNLTELIQSLPVEKRLLLPPAGSQRRQYRGYWFPEWHLSALAAVRDHFEPKPTDMFLVSCPKSGTTWLKSLAFATVHRDVHPPSSREHPLLHKNPHGCVEFIHAIYRQPVDVARGIVEAYPSPRIFGTHFPLSLLPEHISGDGSGCRIVYICRDPKDVVISWWWFMRTYVPNPEQLQFEEVFDLFCEGRTGAGPYWLHALEHWEESRRRPDKVLFLKYEELLRDPHGNLRRLAEFLGCPFSEAEEKAGVMDAILELCSLDKLKKLEVNQSGNKLKDGPVMNHSFFRKGVSGDWINTMTPEMAARLDAIVQQALQGTGFGFGISTQQ